catgtaataatgttttcatgttttagtcaaaatatctatttagaaactatctttagttttgtaatgttttcttggcCTATCTCAATTCTGACGTGTGTGCCGAGtctgacacctggacttctgtgtgcatgctgcagtggctatttggcaagctcagaagagcgcgctgatatggaattctgcgtgcatcggtttgtgttttcggttaaacacttttacaagcgttgattgggatactgcgtttatttttttccgggattatcaatcatGCACTAACTAATAAAGCAAAagtttagattttactggggcacagcagatttatactggggcacgtgccccagtaaaaagggtctaacgatgcCCAtggttaacgccgttaataataACTGACAGCCCTAATATACACACAATGGCCATCCTTTTGTcaaaaatgacagtttgagTATTCAGCACATTTCTGATACTTCCACAATCCACATACTATGCAAATCCAGTTAGCAAAAAACTATTTGAGATCAATATTCTATTATACTCCTTTGAGAGAACTGCAAAAGTAGTTTAGTCAGAAGACTTTATGATTGATgaagcacatataaaatgtataaaaacaatgcagtttcccacagaaaatgtgttagttaaggtggtaggctGGTTTGTggggctagtttgtgcgatagactaatgcgatagactaatgcgttctgcagaaaaGGGAGAGCAGGTttggaatgaaagagagaaaacaggacagagtaacacggcggatattatttttatttttttacgacGTAGTTAAGACGGCAGgcatgtgttgcttaggcggccgccttagctgcaaagtgctgcgggaaaccctgcaatGTCCAAATAAACTAAGCTTAATCATTCATATGATATTTACAATGTCTTTTATCTGAAAATATATCTTGGTTTTGTTCCTTGTTCTGAAAAAACTATACAGACTAGATTATCTACGTAACTGGTGTGTTATTTTAAAATGTGATACGCAAGTCAATTTAGTAATTGTTTTGAATTACTAACAATTACATaaagcagtgtttcccacacatagacTATTTCGTGGCGGTGCGCCACAGGTTAAACACCAGCCGCCACACATtgagtttcgtttttttttacgCTATTACGAACACGCAGCGTACTCGTTCAGTTGcatttcctctccctccgtgtctgtcactcacgcgtctcacatacaaacgcacacacagcccctcccctccgtgCACACCACGTCTGTCTCGCGTGTCATGAAAACGAGATCATCCTATTTGGCCTAATTGGTGCAGAGAAGACGGCTGGCGAAAGTTTACGAAAGGTTGGTATCTCTTTACACAATAAAAAGtgctataaaaaatattatatttcAATACAATGTTGTCAGTGTATTAATGTTGGAGTCCCGACCCGACCCTTAGCAAACAAGCGATTCCCTGAAAGTTATCTAGTCGCAAGTTTTTGGTCAAATGCAGTTGGGTTGTCGAGGTAAAAACATTATGCTAGGTTATATGTAGCAGCTGTGAATCCAATAAACGTATTATAAATAATATTATGTATTTTTTAGCAAGCCCAGCAAAATACGTTGCTCTAACAAAAGTTGCAGACTTTGCTCATGTAACAAGAAGTAGTATAGGGTGTGACATGTGTACTGTACTACAGTTTAGGGAAGTTGTATATAGTGTGAATAATATAGTTCTATCTAGTGATGTGTTTTTTTATATGACTTTACGAGGCCTTGTTTTAACAAGGCCTCGTTAAGGCCTTGTTAAAGGCCCCCCCGGTTGGCACCCGGTCGGCCCCCACACATTGAGGTTggatctgtgggaaacactgataaagatttaattaattaaaatgtaaattgcAAAACCTCTGCCTGAAAGCCAACCTGCTTGCATATTCATTATGGCCCCGAAGGATATAAACAAATTCAGATACTATTCTCAACTGTCATAATGTCAATTCAATGAAGGCAGACGATGAAGGCAGACAGTGATCAGTAAAATTTGAGATTGATTGATCATGTCTTGTTGCAAAACTACTTGGCaaatacacagagagaaagcaatGCTCAAATCAGACATTGACTAAGTTCGTCCACAACAGAATAATTAATTACATGGAATGGGTCTTGTATCTGGACAGGATCCTCTTCCTAGCCTCTCAGCTTCCGTTGAAATACATTTGACAGTTTGTCTGAAATGGCACAATACAAGAAACACAGGATTATAAACAGCAGTCATTGCTAAACGTTGACATTTCGAACTTTATTGAATGCAACATTGTGATACCTTGTGAAGCTGAGCAGGAAGGGACGAAGCAGGAATCCACCACCAGGGGCGGGATCCTCGCTGTTATCAGGGTCTGCTGTATTTCCTGTTTGAGAAAGTTTAATCACTGGGagtatttaaacaaacaaaaaagtgtATCAAGTTCCAAAACTTTTACAAATAAGTGGATGAAGAAAATGATTGCAGTTTACAAAAATGTACACCTGGGGTGTTTATCAACACTTGTATGCTTTTCTTTTAAAAGTTCAAATGTATTGCATCACCGAGTAAAATGTCCGATTCCAAGACGAGACCTTCAAAAAGTGAAAAATCCAAGACCGGTCTCGAGAATTACAACAGTAATATTTGACTTGCCTATCTGGAGGTTGGATAATGCCAACACTGGGGACTCCGGTCAGAACTCCGTGATAGAATCCAGTTCCAGTAATCAGACCGTTGTATcccaaaaaatgttttattatgaAATTACAAGATTGGAGCTGGGGTTGAGGTTCTCTCTCATGTGATTATTAGGTGGGTGTGGTTCTGTAAATACAAACATACTGTAGATATAACAAATACAGAATAGAAAATATACACGTGGTTTTCGTCAAACCGAAACTAAACAGCGCTAGTCTCGGTTTTTTTTAACTGTAAACCATACATTAACACTTTCACCTAGGCTACATAATACATTTCGATAAACACATAATACACGAGGCAACTTACATTTCGTTGGACGCACACAATTCTACTTCTCTTAACTAACTTCAATTTAGCAACTCTACAATCTTGCCGAACTTGTGCCTGCCTGGTTTATTGCGGGTTCTAATAAAAATAACAGTCACTGGTGCTAAATAGACCCTCCCGCGGTCCTTCTTCTTAAAGGGGCAGGCCCCCTTTTCAACAGGTTGCATTAAAAGGTGCGTTCGTATGGAAGGCCTAGTGGGCAAGTATTAAGATGCCcccgtgtgtcaaccacgcgtaattaACGCCGACTTTTATGGCAGGCCTAGTGGGCAagtattaagacgcccctgtgtgtcaaccacgcgtaattaacgccgactttgcatgcaaagacggcgtccattacgccgacttccatacaaagtcggTGTCTTTTgcctcaaattgaaccgtgtcacgtgacaagttcaaagcacgcgtttatttagacgcatgcttttaacgtgtcacaaagcacgcgtctaaattaTGGAACGCtgacagggtcaaatgtactcgtaatttaaacgcgcatttttgattggacacccgtttaggaagcgcctgcaactgtttcataagcggctgcagccgtaaatgtgcaggcaaaagttacacatgaatgtaggcctacgcgttagttaacgcttgcaggcgttaaataaacggctgtatatttacacgttcaattgcaggcgttaaataaatgACTgtagacgcttggcgtagcggcgtccatgattgtcagacgcttggcATAGCGGCGTCCatgattgcagacgcttggcgtagcggcctcCATGATTGTCAGACGGGCTACACGTCACACGCACTAATGTAACGTTTACAAAGATAACGTCGCCATATACGTCGCCGCTATCAAAGTTCCCTCACGTACTAAGTCGCCACGTCGCCGCCATCACCCCCATTGAGAACCAATAAAAAAAAGGCTGAGACGACACgcacattgtgggcaaagctagTACGCAGTGTATGTTGTCCGAGTGTGTGAGGGCACTAATCACCCCCCATAAATACTTGCCCACTAGGCCTTCCAtacgttcgacatggactgcggctgcatgaaacgaccggcgagagtagccgcttgcagtcggggaggagttgaaaacggctctgtgaagtcggacattccagcttctagtggtttgctgcgttgatgtcagtcatggccgatcaagcgctgtttgcttactttactttatttataattaaacttagtctttccgttagtgaagaggcggactaaaaccatTTCTTCGACACATTTTctattcaattaaactgtttggtccggatttgagcattgttggtgaaactgaaggtgtcagaataattacaaaacacgcgtcaaagttgtcgtgtgtgagtctggccaatcattaaATACTTCACCAACTTCacagtagtgatgggtcgttcgcgaacgatccggctctaagagccggctcttgaaggtgaacgtcgggagctggctcgcatatctgaagagccgactctatttttaatagattaatacagcgtatacaaactaaatgattatgaaagaatgaattttaattgtatttaaaataattgactaattcaaagaacaacaaaaacaatacttgtaggcttaaaggcgcacacgatcatcctcacattctgttcctgtcaatcctgcatgagggagggccgagccaactcacacacagtcagagagtagtcaaaactcggaggagatgacaaatcaatgcatttttaaagatatgtggttacggtcgagtatgatttgatttcataatttaattcaaattgttttcacacccatcatagtcaaattcatagttaaaacatgtattttttaaagagccgttcgggagccaaaagagccggctctttttggtgagctgagccatacgagccggctcacgaaaaagagccggaatgcccatcactacttcACAGAGctgtttttaactcctccccgactgcaagcggctactctcgccggtcgtttcatcaCAAACGTTTTGTATTCACGGTTACTTGAGCTCTAAATCAATATAGTTTGTCATACGTAAAGTGAAGTTTTGAGACCTAATGTATTTAAAGATCAAAGCTATGTTGCAGTCCTAACACTTATGAAGGTAAGTGCTAGCTTTTGACGTTGTATCCACGATTTGCGACTTTGTGCTTGGGTTTAAACTAATTTCGGTACTAGCTAGCTCGATTGTGTTGTTAGCTagattcagtgtttgtctttatcAATGGGGATATTTTAGTACGTTGTTGAACGCGTATGTAATATGATTTAATGTTGTGTAGATGCACAGTCTTGTGAGTCTCAAGCTACTTACTCCAGTTTTGCGAACTTTAATATGACCGCCCTCGTGGGCAGCATAAAGACAGCTGTGTTCTGTATTGCTGCAGTGGAGCCAATAGAAATTGAGCGCTCATAAACATTCCGTCATTTCTTTTCTATGTTGTAACTATctgtttttaaattgaaaatgaGACACATGCAATATagtatattaatattattggaTTTAAAACGTTGTAATTCCAATCCAGTCATTTTATTGTTAATTTACATGTAATGCTTATTATAggctattattattttgaaaaaaaaaaaaaatactatgaGGAGTTGTATGCCAGAGATTACGTATTTATCACAGTGTTGTGTTTCTCCAGTAAAAGAGAAATCATAGAAACATACACCTCTCaccaaatgatcaacattacataTGCAAAGTGGACAATATGACAGACAAAAGAGTTCCTTCATGTGAAAGCTGAGTTCTCATTGGAACTGTTTCTTCCAGATCCCCTACTGGCCAATCATACTTGATCATGGGCGGAGACTAGACAGAGAAGACAccttaaggctccagagagactacagagactcaaccagagagactacagaaacTTGAGCAGAGATACCacagagagactcaaccagagggaaactcaaccagaaacagcagtaaccAGACAGAGGATCAACTAGAGAGAAAAAATCTTCCAGAGACTAGATACAGGATCCAGATAGAGCTGAATTATGAAGACACCTCACTGTGATATATGTGGGAAGAGCTTTTCCATATCCAATAACCTTAAAAAGCACATGAAGATCCacgctggagagaagccctacagctgtgacctttgtgataaaacctttagccaagCTGCAAATGCCAAAGTTCACcgtaggatccacactggagagaggccctacagctgtgacctctgtggtaaaacctttagccactcTGGCAATTTCAAAGTTCACTGCAAGATCCACACTGAAGAGAatccctacagctgtgacctctgtcatAAAACCTTAAGCAGTGGTAACAGTTTAaaagttcaccgcagaatccacactggcgagaagccctacagctgtgacctctgtgataaaacctttagccatgctaaCAGTTTCACAATTCACCGCAGaacccacactggagagaggcgctacagctgtgacctctgtggtaaaacctttagccaggctaacGATTTCACAATTCAccacagaatccacactggagagaagccctacagctgtgacttctgtcataaaacctttagcagtggtaacagtttaacagttcaccgcagagtccacactggagagaagccctacagctgtgacctctgtgataaaacctttagccatgccAACAGTTTCACAATACACCGCCGAAccaacactggagagaagccctacagctgtgacctctgtgataaagcCTTTAGCAGTAGTAACGGtttaacagttcaccgcagaatccacactggagagaagcgcTACTGTgccctctgtggtaaaacctttagcagttGTAGCGGTTTCACaattcacagcaggatccacactggagagaagccctacagctgtgacctctgtgactatTCATGTAAAACAAGTGGCCATCTGAAGAGTCACCTGCGTGTCCACAATAGAAAAACCCCAAAGCAGTGATGTCTAGGGCCAAACTGTCCCAGTAGTAGTACTGTATAGCCTTGTTTTTTGcatatttctgtgaaacttgctaaataaacattagctagctacactatGTACCCTCTAAGCTAAATATCTATTACTTGTTTGGACAATTTGATGGTGGAAAAAAGTAAAACccttttagttatggagaggaaTATAGCTAGATAGCGCTAgttctttggggggggggggggggattccggTTTTTCCACTTATCACCagaatggtcataacttttaaacaaaagaatgtttttttattgcCCACATAATTATGTATATTTCATATGCTCTAAGTGTTCCTTTATCTTGTAATAAAAGTGGTTGAAAAAGAAGTACGAACGGAGAAGATTATTGTAAAAGGATGATTTTCCTTAAATAATCACGCATACATTTATGTAATTAGAAAGCCCTTCTCTTCAATATtgtagggctgttttggcagcccctttgtcactggtcacccagacactcgtctgggacagtcgttgatttgcatgaatgctaaaatgacaatcacaccttaatgacacacctctggaaaggtggtctcaacagttgaagaggaaggtggaccgaggaagactctgaaattatcattaaaagttgtgttcttgtaaatattgttctaaacagcttttaatgtcatgtttgatatgattgtgtttcttattttatgtattacattctataaataattgtattgctgtaacatgtacatttacagggtttacagagtttgtgcttgcagcagaccaacatgtgtttacacatattcccttgtcttgcaagggcaccacttggtctactgcagccttgattaatgatccaatttgaatttgtatgcgttagacaacttttcagtcatatgaccggtgtccccattttagtcaggtttgggtgtatataggaagaagtttttaccactaactttgagttctgtttacgatacagCTCCGGTGCGTTAGGCACCCAATTATAGCCAAAAGGCTAATTTCCATTGGCAGTCCCTCTGCCAGAAGGAAAAAGGCTATACAACCTAAAAAAAAGGCATTAACGTATATCAAACATAACATTGAcaataaatacaataaaataaaataagaaacaataAAATACAATCCCAATATACAAGTTATACTGCTTACCCACTAGTGATCACATTTTTGGTTATTTATCAACCATGTTTTGAGATTACTTTTAAAACAGTTGGATGAGGTTGATTCTCGAATGTTTTGAGAGAGATGGTTACATTCCTGGGCTGACCTAATTGAGAAAACCGACTGTCCAAAtacacttctttttttttaatccatattatagtaatgataaacgactgattagtgaacgcgcatactttagggtcgatgctctgatcaagcagacgatttttacctacgccagagtttcatgtcattaactgtttagcgctcaaggttacaggtaacgcacttgtgcacatttctaaaattggagtcagatattaacgagtcaattatctccctgaacatctaaccagaattgaattgggtttcccaagccggggacaaacaccaagcgtctccggccttacgAGATCTTCCCCAACCTACAATATGATATAAACAGGGCAAGTGTATGATTTAATCATACACTTGGTTAGACCTGGTTAGATGTTCATGCCTATCATTAGGGTTTGGTACCGAAACCCAGTTCCACTATGGGACCGGTTCCTCCGCAACCGGTAGGAATCGGACCGGATTAGAATGCAAATTTCGGTTCCTCATTCGGTTCCATTTAATGTgtcaacaaaaatattttccctctgtcGCTCCAAAACTGACATAAAAATATCACACTTTCTCTGTAGTCTACCATTAGATAGCTaccgtaaatgtaggctactttcaAAATGCCATATTTTCCCTCTGGACCTCAGTCGTTCCAGGACTTTTCTGTGTGGAGTTTACATGTTCTTCCCACGCCTGCGTGGCTTTCCTCCGGGGTACTCCGGTTTCTCCCACCATCATAAAGACATTGCATCGTATGAATGTTGGTTGTGGTCGGAGGGCGCTGATTGGTAGCCACgcttctgtcagtctgtcccAGTCTGTCCCAGTGTAAGTTGCAGCTGTGGCTACAGTTGCAACTTACCACCACCGGTATGACTGTGTCTGAATGAATACTGGAATCTGTAAAGTAACTTTGAGTACTTACAGAAAGTGCTATATAAGATatgtgaagaaaaaaatatataataataatcaaaaagagtattgggacaccacttactctcacgggAACGCGCAAAGCTatagggctaggggtaagggctaggggtaagacagagtattgggattctgcctaaatcttgtcagtagtgttTGGATAGGATGAAGTACAGTTTattagtcagtgtgacctgttttaggatgaaatccaagcactgtcatgtaacgtgaactactACTATGCATtcgatattactgactagtaagaCACAATTTCTATACCAAAACCCGTTCCCATGCTTCGTTGACCTCAACAACACCGTGGGTGTACAGAAGACAATCGTGGTTTGCTGAAGTCAGACCGTGCCACCTGGATGATATGGGCTGCCTATACAGACAACGAGGAGGAGGGTTAACAGGCCTAAAAGCAGCATGTGTAACAGCATCCTCAAACATGACGAGGATGTCAAAACGAACTCTCCCTTGGCAACTGCGCTTAGAAATACAGTAACAACTGATGGAGCAGTTAGCGCTCGTCGCCAGTCTTTCAGGGGAATGCATGAACAGTTAACATGTCCGATCTGAGAGTCCAACATGTGTGAAGCTGCGGCAAAACAAAAGACAAGCAGGCGGGTCGTCCTACAAGCACAGTGATTGGCAAAGTGCTGATCCGATGATCCAAAAAAGGTCACGGCACCAAGTGTAACCGGTGTAGTCTGCGTTGATTTATGGTGCGTGAGAACCACTATTTGAtaacaccccccttcccccttccaaCAATCCCccatttctcccctcctctctccttcttccactctctctgccctcacctCATCCCTCATTCTGCCCTTTCTCCCCTGCACTCTtctgcttctccctccctcccgctctcctcttcctcgtcttcCTCTTTGATAAAAGAATAAGACAAACACCCCCcttgca
The DNA window shown above is from Osmerus eperlanus chromosome 3, fOsmEpe2.1, whole genome shotgun sequence and carries:
- the LOC134017707 gene encoding zinc finger protein ZFP2-like, which encodes MKTPHCDICGKSFSISNNLKKHMKIHAGEKPYSCDLCDKTFSQAANAKVHRRIHTGERPYSCDLCGKTFSHSGNFKVHCKIHTEENPYSCDLCHKTLSSGNSLKVHRRIHTGEKPYSCDLCDKTFSHANSFTIHRRTHTGERRYSCDLCGKTFSQANDFTIHHRIHTGEKPYSCDFCHKTFSSGNSLTVHRRVHTGEKPYSCDLCDKTFSHANSFTIHRRTNTGEKPYSCDLCDKAFSSSNGLTVHRRIHTGEKRYCALCGKTFSSCSGFTIHSRIHTGEKPYSCDLCDYSCKTSGHLKSHLRVHNRKTPKQ